TGCCTGGCCTTGGTGGTTGCGCTTCGTTTGGCTTTGGAATCTTGATTCGTGCCACTGTTCGATTGAGTCATGTACTGCGCGTTGCCGCTCGCGCCGGCGGCAAACACACATCGGGGTGGCCGTGGACGCGAGTCACGGATGGAACCGCCACCGGCCCTCAGTAATGACATCCACCTTGCCGTCCCTGACGCGAACGGCCGTCTCGTCGTCGATGAAGTAGATCGGGAAGTCAGCCCGCGCGACGATGCGATCAGCCCAGGCATCGTCCCGCTCGGGGAAGTCGGGCGAGTACAGGTGAGGCTTGAGATACCAGTCGAAGAGGCCGAACGGTGGTTGCACGGTCGTCGCACCCAGGACGTGCAAGTCCGCGGTGTCGCCGATGACGTCGGCGGAGTGCTCGGTGAGATGGCGGCTGAAGATCATGGATCCGGCGCTGACACCGACGTAGACCCGGTTCTCCAGTGCCTGCAGGAAGCCGTCGGCCAGGCCGTTGCCGGTGATGCTGCGGGCGAGGTGGTAGTGGCTGCCGCCCTCGACGTAGATGACGTCGGCGTTCAGCAGTCGGTCGAGCACCATCTGCCGGGGCAGGCCGTTGAGTTCAAGGATGTCGAACTGCCGCCAGCCGAGGCCGCGCAGGCGATTCATGTCGGCGACCATCCACCCGTGGTCCCCGGGCTCGGCGACTGACGCCGTGGGCACGAACACGACGTTCGCCGATCCGAACGGCTTTCCCAGCATGTCCCGCAGCGCATCCCGCAGCGTCTCGTTGCGCAGACCACTCGCCGTCAGCAGAAAGTTCATCGGGCGAGCCAAGCACGACTGACGGGCCCATGCAACGAGCCCGCAGCTCATTTCGAGTGACTACGGTGCGCTCCCCCGCGTCTTCGCCCCGGCACGAGGCGCCTCGGCGTTCCAGTCGAGGCGCAGGATGGCGAGGTCGTCGGTGTGCCGGCTGGCGTTGAGGGTGCGGGTGCGGGCGATGAGGTCGTCCAAGTGGGCTCCGGGATCCGCGGTGTTGAGCGTGTCGATGATGCGGAGGAGGCCCTCCACGCCGAGCCGGGTGGTCGTGTCGCCCGCGTAGCCCTCGATGAGGCCGTCGGTGTAGGCGATGAGCGCGCCGCGGGGCGGGAGGGCGAGTGTGGTCGCGGGCCACTTGCCCAGGCCGGGTGCGATGCCCAGCGCGACTCCGTGTGCGGCGGTGACCTCGCCGGCCCCGTCGGGGGTGATCATGAGGGGTTCGTGGTGGCCGGCCAGGTGCAGGGTGAGGGTGGCCTCGTCCGGGTCGAGGGTGATGAGGGTGCAGGTCGTGAAGAGGTCGCTGCCCGCACGTTCGGCGATGTGGATCTTCTCCAGCAGGTGGAGCAGCTGCTGGTTGCGGTGACCGCCGAGGGTCAGTGCGCGCCAGGCTATGCGCAGACACACGCCGAGTGCCGCAGCGTCGGGTCCGTGGCCGCTGACGTCCCCGATGACGGCGTGGACCTGTCCGTCGTCGGTCTGGACGACGTCGAGGAAGTCGCCGCCGAGCAAGGCCTGTGCCCGCCCGGGGTAGTAGCGGCTGGAGGTGGTGACGGTCGTGGAGGACAGGAGCGGTTCGGGCAGCAGGCCCCGTTCGAGGCGCGCGTTCTCCTGGGCGCGCAGGCGGCCGATCTGCAGGGCGGCGTTGGCGCGTTCGGCCTGCTTTCGCTGGACGGCGTAGCGCACGGCCCGCTGCATCAGGTCGGGTTCGACCTTGCCCTTGATCAGGTAGTCCTGTGCGCCGGCGGCGAGGGCGTCGACTCCGGCGCGGGGTTCGTCCAGGCCGGTCAGAACGATGATGGCGGCATCGGTGTCGGTCTCGATCGCCTTGACCGTCTCCACCCCGGACGCGTCCGGCAGGTGCAGGTCGAGCAGCACGCAGTCGACGGCGCGCGCGGCGAGCAGGCGGCGCGCGTCGGCGGCCGTTCGGCAGCGGGTGAGCGTGTGCGGCAGATCGGTGTCGTAGAGGAGTTCTTCGACCAGGAGGGCGTCTCCGTCGTCGTCCTCGACCAGCAACAGGTCGTACGACCCGTCGGGGCGGCCTGCGACCGGGGCGGTCACGTCTGACTCCTGTCGGCATCCTCCGTCGAGGCAGTCTCGGCCGCGTCGGCCGTTGCAGCGGTCTCGGCCGGCACGGCGGGAAGGGTGACGACGACGCGGGTGCCGAGCGTGTGGTCGGGGTCGATCCTGATCGTGCCGCCGTGGAACTCCACGACCTTCTTGCACATGGCAAGGCCGATCCCGGTTCCGGGGTAGGCGTCCTTGGTGTGCAGTCGCTGGAAGAGGATGAAGATCTTCTCCTGGAACTCCGGCGCGATGCCGATGCCGTTGTCGGTGACGGCGAACTCCCAGACCCCGTCGTCGGACACGGCGCTGATGTGGATGCGCGGAGGCCGGTCGGGGCTGCGGAACTTGATGGCGTTGGACAACAGGTTCTGCCAGAGCATGCCCATCTGTGTCGGGTCTCCGACGACGGTGGGCAAGGTGTCGTGGGTGATCTCGGCGCCGCTCTCCTCCACGGCCACGCTCAACGTGTCCAGGGTCCGGCTCAGCACCGCTTCGAGATCCACGGTCTGGTGGTCGTTGTGGACGCGGCCGACCCGGGAGAAGGCCAGCAGGTCGTTGATGAGGGTCTGCATGCGGTTGGCGCCGTCGACGGCGAAGGCGATGTACTGGTCGGCCTTCTCGTCCAGCTGGCCTCCGTAACGGCGTTGGAGGAGCTGGGTGAAGCTGGATACCTTGCGCAGCGGTTCCTGCAGGT
Above is a genomic segment from Streptomyces sp. SLBN-31 containing:
- a CDS encoding Type 1 glutamine amidotransferase-like domain-containing protein; this translates as MNFLLTASGLRNETLRDALRDMLGKPFGSANVVFVPTASVAEPGDHGWMVADMNRLRGLGWRQFDILELNGLPRQMVLDRLLNADVIYVEGGSHYHLARSITGNGLADGFLQALENRVYVGVSAGSMIFSRHLTEHSADVIGDTADLHVLGATTVQPPFGLFDWYLKPHLYSPDFPERDDAWADRIVARADFPIYFIDDETAVRVRDGKVDVITEGRWRFHP
- a CDS encoding PP2C family protein-serine/threonine phosphatase, whose product is MTAPVAGRPDGSYDLLLVEDDDGDALLVEELLYDTDLPHTLTRCRTAADARRLLAARAVDCVLLDLHLPDASGVETVKAIETDTDAAIIVLTGLDEPRAGVDALAAGAQDYLIKGKVEPDLMQRAVRYAVQRKQAERANAALQIGRLRAQENARLERGLLPEPLLSSTTVTTSSRYYPGRAQALLGGDFLDVVQTDDGQVHAVIGDVSGHGPDAAALGVCLRIAWRALTLGGHRNQQLLHLLEKIHIAERAGSDLFTTCTLITLDPDEATLTLHLAGHHEPLMITPDGAGEVTAAHGVALGIAPGLGKWPATTLALPPRGALIAYTDGLIEGYAGDTTTRLGVEGLLRIIDTLNTADPGAHLDDLIARTRTLNASRHTDDLAILRLDWNAEAPRAGAKTRGSAP